The Streptomyces sp. NBC_00569 genomic sequence GTTCGCCGGCGCCATGATGGGCCGCCAGATCCTCGGCGCCATCCCCGTCGAGCGCAGCGTCCTGCTCTTCGCCGCCCTCGACGTGGCGGGGCATCCGCTGCTCGAGGGCCGGACCGTCGCCGACTCGTTCCGGGCCGGTTCCCGGCGCGTGATCGCGCTCGACGCGACGGCGCCGAGCGAGCGCCGCCCCGACCTGGCCGCGTCCCCGGCCGACGACGACCCCGACCGCCCGACCGGGCTCGTGTGGGACCTCCACCCCGGGTACGTGCTGCGTCCGGAGGACCGCGTGGTGCTGGCCGCCACCCGCCAGGGCCTGGCGGAACTCCTGCGGCACGGCCCCCAGGCCCGTACCCGCGCGGGACACTCCCGGCAGGCACCGTGAGCGGCGTGGTCACCACCTCTCGCCTTCCGAACGAGCCACCCGGCCACGTGTGATCATCGGCTCTCCGCGCGCCTTATCCTTGATCCCGCCACACCCCTCCCGCTCGTCCTCGCGCTCGCGCGGGGCGAACTTCGTTCCGTGGCAACCAATTTGACGGGGCTGTCTTTCAAGGGTGGTGCGCAGGTTGTTGCTGGCGGATCGGTACCGGTTGCACAAGGTCATAGGCCGCGGCGGTATGGGTGAGGTGTGGCAGGCGACCGACGAGATGCTCGGCCGGCCCGTCGCCGTGAAGCTGCTCATCGCCCAGGACGCGGACCCTTCGGCGTCGGCCAGGTTCCGTATGGAGGCGCAGACTTCGGCGTCGCTCAGCCATCCGCACGTGGTGGGTGTCTACGACTTCGGTTCCTGGGAGCACCGTTTCTACCTCGTCATGGAACTCGTCGAGGGCGGCAGTCTGGCCCACGAGACCGCGGGCGGCGCGCGGCTGACGCCGGCGCGGGTGGCGGACATCGCGGCCGGTGCGGCCGCAGGACTCGCAGCCGCACACCGCCAGGGCGTGGTGCACCGGGACATCAAACCGGGCAATCTGCTGCTCACCCCCGACGGCACGGTCAAGCTGGGCGACTTCGGCATCGCCCGCTTCCTCGACGATCCCGCCGCCGGGCTCACCACCACCGGGCAGATCGTGGGCACCGGCATGTATCTCGCGCCCGAGCGCGCTCTCGGCAAGAACGCGGGCCCGGCGTCCGACGTGTACTCGCTGGGCTGCGTGCTGTATCAACTGCTGACCGGAAACCCGCCGTTCCGGGCCGACACCGCGACCAGCCTGCTGTACCAGCACGTGGACGCCGCGCCCGTGGCCCCGGGACGGCTCGGCGTCCAGCTGCCTCCGTCGTTCGAGAACTATCTGCTCGGCCTGCTGGCCAAGCAGCCGGAGGACCGGCCGACGGCCCAGGAGGTCACGGACTGGTTCCGCACGGGTTCCTGGCAGGGCCGCCCCGAGCCCCTCCCGGAGCCTGTGCCGGTGGCCCCCGCGCCGACATCCGCTCCCCGCTTTCAGGCCTCCCCGGAGATCCGGACCACGTCCACGACCTATCAGCTGCCGTCGTCGGGCCGGGCGGCGCGCCGCGGGGCGGCACGGCGCGGCGGCGTCCTGGAGGCGGCGAGACGCAGACCGAGAATCATCGGGGTCGTCGCCGCGGCCGCTCTCTTCGTCGCGTCCCTCCTGATCGGCATGGCGTGGTTCGCCCCCGACGACAGTGCCGCGAACGCACCGACGAGCGCCCCGTCTCCCTCCGCGTCCGCGCACTGAGGGGGGCGCCCGTCCCGGCGGAACACGCTGCCGCGATGATGGGTGCGACGCCACCGACCACCGTGGAGCTCACCGTGCACACCCGTTCCTGGGCAGACCTCGCCGTCCACCGCAGCCGCGTACGCGGTTGTCTCCTCGGCGGCGCGATCGGTGACGCCCTCGGGTACCCCGTCGAGTTCCTCTCCCTCGACGGCATCCGGGCCACGCACGGTGCGGCCGGGGTCACCGGCCTGGTGGCCGACGCGGACGGTGTGACGGGCCGGATCAGCGACGACACCCAGATGACCCTGTTCACCGCCGAGGGGCATCTGCGGGGGTACTGCCGCACCCGGGACCGGGGCGTCGGCGGCGCCGAGGCAGCCATCGTGCACGACGCGTACCTGCGATGGCTGGAGACGCAGAACCACCCCGGGCCGCTGCCCGAGCAGGACCTGCGCCACCGCATCGGCTGGCTGCGGCACGAGCCCTGGCTGTACGCCCGCCGCGCGCCCGGCAACGCCTGCCTGAGCGGCGTCGAAGCGGGAGTCACCCCCGACCCGTACGGGAAGCCCACCGGTGAGCCGGGGCCG encodes the following:
- a CDS encoding serine/threonine-protein kinase, whose amino-acid sequence is MGEVWQATDEMLGRPVAVKLLIAQDADPSASARFRMEAQTSASLSHPHVVGVYDFGSWEHRFYLVMELVEGGSLAHETAGGARLTPARVADIAAGAAAGLAAAHRQGVVHRDIKPGNLLLTPDGTVKLGDFGIARFLDDPAAGLTTTGQIVGTGMYLAPERALGKNAGPASDVYSLGCVLYQLLTGNPPFRADTATSLLYQHVDAAPVAPGRLGVQLPPSFENYLLGLLAKQPEDRPTAQEVTDWFRTGSWQGRPEPLPEPVPVAPAPTSAPRFQASPEIRTTSTTYQLPSSGRAARRGAARRGGVLEAARRRPRIIGVVAAAALFVASLLIGMAWFAPDDSAANAPTSAPSPSASAH